One Phoenix dactylifera cultivar Barhee BC4 chromosome 8, palm_55x_up_171113_PBpolish2nd_filt_p, whole genome shotgun sequence genomic window carries:
- the LOC103703382 gene encoding rac-like GTP-binding protein 7 isoform X1 yields the protein MSTARFIKCVTVGDGAVGKTCMLISYTSNTFPTDYVPTVFDNFSANVVVDGSTVNLGLWDTAGQEDYNRLRPLSYRGADVFLLAFSLISKASYENIYKKWIPELRHYAPNVPIVLVGTKLDLRDDKQFLIDHPGATPITASQGEELKKLIGAAVYIECSSKTQQNVKAVFDVAIKLVLCPPKPKKKSRKQRSCFIL from the exons ATGAGCACGGCAAGGTTCATCAAGTGCGTGACCGTCGGCGACGGGGCTGTCGGGAAGACATGCATGCTTATCTCCTATACCAGCAATACCTTCCCGACG GATTATGTTCCCACTGTATTCGACAACTTCAGCGCGAACGTGGTGGTGGATGGGAGCACGGTGAACCTCGGGCTTTGGGACACTGCAG GGCAGGAGGACTACAATAGGCTAAGACCTCTCAGTTACAGAGGTGCTGATGTGTTCTTGTTAGCTTTCTCTCTCATTAGTAAGGCAAGCTACGAGAatatttacaaaaag TGGATCCCAGAGCTAAGGCATTATGCTCCCAATGTACCAATCGTGCTAGTGGGAACTAAACTTG ATTTACGTGACGACAAGCAATTTCTCATTGATCACCCTGGTGCCACACCAATTACAGCCTCGCAG GGAGAAGAGCTGAAAAAGTTAATAGGTGCAGCTGTTTATATAGAATGTAGTTCCAAGACTCAACAG AATGTGAAAGCTGTGTTTGATGTTGCAATTAAGTTGGTCTTATGTCCACCAAAGCCGAAGAAAAAGAGTAGAAAGCAAAGGTCTTGTTTTATTTTATAA
- the LOC103703382 gene encoding rac-like GTP-binding protein RAC13 isoform X2, which produces MSTARFIKCVTVGDGAVGKTCMLISYTSNTFPTDYVPTVFDNFSANVVVDGSTVNLGLWDTAGQEDYNRLRPLSYRGADVFLLAFSLISKASYENIYKKWIPELRHYAPNVPIVLVGTKLDLRDDKQFLIDHPGATPITASQGEELKKLIGAAVYIECSSKTQQVQSECESCV; this is translated from the exons ATGAGCACGGCAAGGTTCATCAAGTGCGTGACCGTCGGCGACGGGGCTGTCGGGAAGACATGCATGCTTATCTCCTATACCAGCAATACCTTCCCGACG GATTATGTTCCCACTGTATTCGACAACTTCAGCGCGAACGTGGTGGTGGATGGGAGCACGGTGAACCTCGGGCTTTGGGACACTGCAG GGCAGGAGGACTACAATAGGCTAAGACCTCTCAGTTACAGAGGTGCTGATGTGTTCTTGTTAGCTTTCTCTCTCATTAGTAAGGCAAGCTACGAGAatatttacaaaaag TGGATCCCAGAGCTAAGGCATTATGCTCCCAATGTACCAATCGTGCTAGTGGGAACTAAACTTG ATTTACGTGACGACAAGCAATTTCTCATTGATCACCCTGGTGCCACACCAATTACAGCCTCGCAG GGAGAAGAGCTGAAAAAGTTAATAGGTGCAGCTGTTTATATAGAATGTAGTTCCAAGACTCAACAGGTACAATCAG AATGTGAAAGCTGTGTTTGA
- the LOC103703429 gene encoding ras-related protein RABA1f-like has translation MSYRADDDYDYLFKVVLIGDSGVGKSNLLSRFTRNEFSLESKSTIGVEFATRSIHVDDKVVKAQIWDTAGQERYRAITSAYYRGAVGALLVYDVSRHVTFENVERWLKELRDHTDANIVIMLIGNKADLRHLRAVSTEDAKAFAERENTFFMETSALESTNVEIAFTEVLTQIYHVVSRKALDIGNDPTTLPKGQTINVGTKDDVSAVKKAGCCST, from the exons atgtcGTACAGGGCGGACGACGACTATGATTATCTGTTCAAGGTGGTGCTGATCGGGGACTCGGGGGTGGGCAAGTCGAATTTGCTGTCGCGGTTCACGCGCAACGAGTTCAGCCTCGAGTCCAAGTCCACCATCGGCGTCGAGTTCGCCACCCGCAGCATCCACGTCGACGACAAGGTCGTCAAGGCCCAGATTTGGGACACCGCCGGCCAAGAAAG ATATCGCGCAATCACAAGTGCATACTACAGAGGAGCCGTTGGTGCACTTCTTGTTTATGATGTCAGTCGCCATGTCACATTTGAGAATGTGGAGAGGTGGCTGAAGGAGCTCAGAGATCACACAGATGCCAACATTGTGATCATGCTCATAGGAAACAAGGCTGACTTGCGCCACCTAAGGGCTGTCTCCACAGAGGATGCCAAGGCCTTTGCGGAGAGGGAGAACACCTTCTTCATGGAGACATCCGCTCTGGAATCAACGAATGTAGAAATCGCCTTCACTGAAGTTCTCACTCAGATCTATCATGTGGTCAGCAGGAAGGCTCTTGATATTGGCAATGATCCCACAACTTTGCCCAAGGGTCAGACTATCAATGTAGGCACCAAGGATGATGTATCAGCTGTCAAGAAAGCCGGTTGTTGCTCGACTTAG
- the LOC103703384 gene encoding uncharacterized protein LOC103703384 gives MIQGTCLNSGPQEVADMGIQGCQGNSSNRCTAFNMHHPSFSNTYQNYSPVQNLRVGVYSHDTQIPAPPYWHPLDNLHTNYLYPLSDDQRSVFRFVGLMPSTSGLMYIPPIFEAVPGISYDPRNPPFDDAAELMETAQFNGFEDDLDQYSDMRRDIDDMSYEELMDLEENIGDVKSGLSEEL, from the exons ATGATACAAG GGACATGCCTAAATTCAGGGCCTCAAGAAGTTGCAGATATGGGCATACAAGGATGTCAGGGCAACTCATCCAACAGATGTACTGCATTTAATATGCATCATCCATCCTTTTCTAATACTTATCAAAATTATTCACCTGTGCAAAACTTGCGAGTCGGTGTTTACAGCCATGACACTCAAATACCTGCACCACCTTACTGGCATCCACTCGACAATTTGCATACAAACTATTTATATCCTCTGAGTGATGATCAAAGATCAGTTTTCAGATTTGTAGGGCTCATGCCATCCACATCCGGACTGATGTACATTCCTCCGATCTTTGAGGCAGTTCCAGGAATTAGCTATGATCCTAGAAATCCCCCATtcgat GACGCTGCTGAGCTCATGGAGACTGCACAGTTCAATGGTTTTGAGGATGATCTTGACCAGTACAGTGACATGAGAAGGGATATAGATGACATGTCATATGAG GAACTTATGGACCTAGAAGAAAATATTGGAGATGTCAAAAGTGGTTTGTCAGAAGAATTATAG